The candidate division WOR-3 bacterium genomic interval GATAAAAAACAGACCCTTGAGACCATGAAGAGTAACATAATAGAAGAGGCTTATGAACTCGTCGAGGCGATTGAACTTGATGAGACCGATGCACTCAAAGAAGAG includes:
- a CDS encoding nucleoside triphosphate pyrophosphohydrolase, translated to MADINRFIELISILRNKCPWDKKQTLETMKSNIIEEAYELVEAIELDETDALKEE